The stretch of DNA GCGGCTTCGCTCCGGACATATTGACTCATTTTGCGCGCGTGGATGCATCATCCGGCTCCCCGTGCGGGATTGCCCTGTCCACCGGCAAGCGCGCCATGGTCGAATTCCGGCGCGACGCCCCTGATCCGGACGGTTCGATCAAATTACATGCAGACGCAGGTTTCAGTTCAGCCCAGTCCACGCCGCTGATCAGCCGCACCGGCCAACCGATGGGCATGTTTTCCACGCACTGGCATGCGCCTCGCGAACTGAGCGAGCGCGAACTGCGTTTCCTCGACCTGCTGGGCCGCCAGGCGGCCGATTTGATCGAACGGATCGAGGTACAGGAAGCGCTGCGCAGTAGCGAAAAAGCGCTGCGCGAAGGCGCGCGCCGCAAGGATGAGTTTCTGGCGGTGCTGGCCCATGAGCTGCGCAATCCGCTGGCGCCGATCCGGACCGGCACCGACCTGCTCAAGCGCGCCATGCATGAGCCCATCGTCGCCAAAGTGCAGCCCATGATGGAGCGCCAGACGACCCATATGGTGCGTCTCATCGACGACCTGCTGGACGTCTCGCGCATTACCTCCGGCAAGGTCGTGCTGCAACACGAGACCGTCACCTTGGGCAGCCTGGTGGAAACCGCCGTCGAAGCCAACCGCAGTGCACTGGTCGCCGCGGGTCTCGAATTGCAGGTTGAGATGGACGAACCGGAGCGGCGGCTGGATGTCGACGCCACACGCATGTCGCAGGTGCTGTCGAATATTTTGCATAACGCGGTGAAGTTCACGCCTGCCGGCGGCAAGATCATCCTCAGCACGCGCCTCGATCCTGGGCCAAGTCCATCTCAGGTTGAGCAGGTGATCGCGATCACGGATACCGGCGTCGGCATCGCTGCGGACACCTTGCCCACCATCTTTGAACTGTTCACCCAAGCCCGCCCGGACAGTGCCCTGCGTCATGGCGGCATGGGCATCGGCCTGGCCCTGGCGCGAAGCCTGGTCAGCCTGCATGGCGGCACACTCAGTGCCGAAAGCCAAGGCCCGGGTACCGGCAGCACGTTTGTCATTCGTATTCCAGCACCCGCATTGGCGAGCCTGGCTGCACCTCAATCCATACCATCTGCAGCAGCAAAACTGGCAGGCCTGCGGGTCCTGGTGGTCGACGACAACAGGGACGCTGCGGAGGCGCTGGGACACTTGTTGTCACACCATGGCAGCGACGTGCGCATCAGCTATCTTGCTGAACCTGCGATCGACTTGCTCGGCGAATTCGATCCTGCCATCGTTTTGCTCGACATCGGCTTGCCCTTTATGGACGGGTACGAAGCGTGCAAACGCATGCGTGCCATGAGCGGGACCGGGGTTCGCATCGTCGCCCTGACTGGCTGGGGGCAGGACAGCGATCGTCATCGGGCAGCCGAGGCGGGTTTCGATGCCCATTTGACCAAGCCCGTGGAGTTCGAGCGGCTAGCGGCTGTCGCATTCCCCGGTGATTAAGTCGGTTAATGTGTCGTCGCCAGTTTTTGCGCCTCGCCCAGCACGCGCAGGAAATTTCCACCCATAGCTTTGCGATGTCGCCCTCGGCATATCCGCGCCGCAGCAGTTCGATGGTGACATTTTGCGCTTCACCCTCATTGTCCCAGCCTTGCACGCCGCCGCCGTGATTGAAGTCCGACGCGATGCCGACGTGATCGACGCCGATTCTCTTGACGGCATAAGCAATCGCATCCACCAGTTGCGCCACGGTCGCCGGAGCTGCCTTCACGCCTTCCGGCGCCTTGCGCAGATAGTTGCTGAACGCGACTACCTGCACCACGCCGCCATTCTGCTTGATCAGATCCAATTCCTCGTCGCTCAGATTACGCGGCGCATCCACGATGGCTTTGAGGCCGGAGTGCGTCGCTACGACCGGCGCCTTGGTCAGCGCCAGCACCTGCTTGAGCGCCGGCGTCGTCAGCTGCGAGACATCGATCAGGACCCCGAGCCGATTGAGGCGAGCCACGCCCTGCTTGCCCAGCTCCGTCAAACCGCCGCTCTGGTCCGGCGTATCGTTGAGTGTCTTGCTTGGACGGGATGAATCGGACCACTGATTGTTGCCCGCATGGGTGTAGCCCAACACGCGCACGCCGCGCTGGTACCAAGCGTCGAGTTGATTCACATCGGTGCCCAGCGGATAGGCGTTCAACACGCTGATCAATACCGCAAACTTGCCCTGCCCTGCAAGCCGCCGCACGTCATCCGGCGTGTACGCAAGCGCCACCTTGTCCGGATTGTCCTCGGCGAAGGACTTGATCAGCTGGTATTTCTTCTCGGCCTCTTCGCTCGCTTTGGCGTAACCCTCCGGCGTTCTCGGGCCTTGCGGGACAAATACCGCCAGCGCCGCCCCCTTCAACTGACCGCGCGCCACTTTTGGAAGATCGATCTGCGTGGGTCCGTCCGTCGCCGCGCCTGGGTAATCGAACGGCAGATCAACGTGGCTGTCGATGGCAATAATCCGCTGATGGATTTGCCGGGCCTGCTCGGCCAGCGTGGCGTCTGCCGCGCCGGCATTGCCGGCACCAAGGATCAAGCCTGCTATCAGGCAGTACAGTGTTCTGTTCATTGAATGCATCCCTTAAAGTAAACCAATCAAGCGGCCCGCAATAATTGTTGCCAGCCACGTCAGCGCGATCAGCGCGGCAACCGGCCTTGCTGGCGCGGCGTCATGTTTGGCGCTACGCAGCAGCCATATCTGCGCCACCGTCATCACGATGAGCAGCACCAGTTTTGTTTTGAATACCGGGTTCGCCCAGAATTTCAATACATCGGCAACAAACAACCAGAAGCCGCTGAGCAAGGCGACGCTCAATCCGGCCAGCAAATAGGGCTGCACGTTTTGAGCGATACTCGCCGCCGAACTGGCCCGCAGGCCGATTCCGACCAGGCGCAAATCGAGTATCAGGGAGGTGCCGAATGCCAGCGCGATGCCGAGCAAATGGATGCTCATGACGGCGGCGAAAATCCAGGGATCGGCTTCGTTGAAAGTATGGGCGACCGAAGTTTGCGCCAGCCATTCGATGACCGCTGGATGCGTGTGGACAGACATCGTAATTCCTCAGATATAAAAAGCGATCAGGCGGCCGGCGATCAGCGTGCCCGTCCATAACAGCAGCGAGGAAGCCCCGGCGAATCTGGCTTGCCACGGCAGCACCGGCGCGTTGCTCCATTGCGCATGGCGCGAAAAGTTATAGTGCCAATAGCCGATGTTCAGCGCGGCCAATATCAGCAACAGCAGCTTGGCTTGCAGCAGCGGGTTGACCCATATCCTGGCCGCTTGCGGCAAAAACAGTCCGATGCCGCTGGGGAAAACAAGCACGGCGCCGAGTATGGTGATCGGCAGGACTTGCTTTTGCAGCGTCGCCAGCCCGACCTCCGGAAACGCGAGGCCGAGCAAACGCAAGTCCACGACCGCAATGCTGCCCGCAAGCAGCAAGACGCCCACCACATGGATCACATCGAGCGCGGTGAACAGATTCAGTGATTCACCAATGAGTTGGCTGACAGGCAGCGCCGCCAACTCGTCAAAAAAAATGCCAACAGGCATTGCATCGCTCCTTAGAACTTGTAATTCAGCGTGGCGGCATACTGCGTGCCGATGTCGGCGCCCAGCGGTCCGCTGGTGTCGAAGGCGTACAGATACTGGCCCTTGGACGCGTTGGTGCGCGAGATATCCGGCACGCGTCGCGCGCGTTCGTTGAACAGGTTGAAGGCGGATACTTTGGCGTCAAACCCATGTCCCAGATTCCAGCCTAGCGTCAGGTCGGTGGTCCAGAGTTTGCCGGCGTTCCATTCTCCGGTGGTCGGGAGACCGGCCGCGGCGTTGTCGGCGTTGGTCCAGAAGCGGCGCACTTTGCCAATCCGGGTTTCAATCACATTGACGGTGAAGGCGCCGCTTTTGTAATTGACGTTGAGGATTTGCTTGTCACGCGGCGCCAGGTACAGCGTGTTCTGCTGGTTGGTCAGCGACAAGGTGGTGATGTTGGGCAGCCCCTGCAACTTCGCCGGGATGCCGGAAATGCGCGTGAATGCGCTGGTATTGATATTCGCGGCGAAGTTCCACCTCAACACACCATCGCCCAGACGGTGCTTGCCATCGACGGTCAAGTCCAGGCCGCGACTGCGGACGTCGCCGACATCGGTGAAGTAATGCGCCGTCAGCCCATTGCCTTGCTGCGGAATGGCCAGCCCGGCCGTCGTAAAGTAGTTTTGCAGGACGGCCAGCTGCGCAGGCGTCAGGAGCGCGCCGGTGGCGTCGCGGAATTGGCCGTCCGCGTTGGTGCGGTCCAGGCCGACGGAGGCGGAAGTGCCGAGCGTGTGTTGCACTTCCGTCTGATAAAAGTCCAGCGCGTAATTGAATTGCGACGCGACGTCGCCGGTAATGCCGAGAGTGTAGCCCTTGGCTTTTTCCGGCGCCAGAGGAACCGCGCCCAGCGCCAGGCCGGCCGCCGAGTCCGGCCTCACCAGCGAGGAAATCAGGCCATTCGGGCGGCCGGACGTATTGCTGAACGAGACGGTTTGCAGTGCCGGCGCGTGGAAGCCATTGCTGGCGGTACCGCGTAATGCAAACGCCGGGCTGAAGTCATAGCGCGTCGACAGCTTGCCGATTGCCCCGCTGCTACCGAAATCCGAGTAATGCTCGCCGCGCAGGCCGCCGTCGAGGAACCATTCCTTGGTGATGTTGGCGCCGGCGCCGAGATAGCCGGAATAACTATGGCGCTTGGTATCGGACGCATCACGCGGCAGATAACCGGGCAGCGATTGCGCACCGCCGCTGCCACTGCCGCCGTCGCCCGGAATCACACCCAGATAGGCGTTGGGCTCGCCCGGCTTGAGCTGGCTATGTTCCTGGGAATATTCGAGACCGGCCGAAAGATTCAGCGGCTTGGCGGTCCAACCGGTCTCCACACTGCGGGTCAGATCTAGCGTGTTCGACCACAGGGAATAAGCGTTCTGGCCGATGTAAAAATCGGTTTGACCGGCAGAAGCTGGCAGCGCGTAGTTGGCGGAATCCACGGTGTAGACATCGACCTTGTCCTTGCCGTAGTTGGTACTCAAGTCCCAATTCCAGCCGCCAAGCACGCCACGGATACCGGCCACCAGTTGCGCCTCACGGTCGGAGGTGGATTCCTGCGGCGTAAAGCCGTCTGGATAAAACCCGTACCAGCCGTTGGTCCGCGCCAGCGTGCTGCTATAGATGGAAAACGGGCTGCGGAAGTTCTGCGCCGAATATGCGCGGCGGTCGGCATACGTGCCGAAGCTGTAGACGGTGAGGTCGCGGCCCAGGTCATACTCGCCATTGAAGCCGACGCTGGCGTTCCTGACGTCGAGTTTTTGTCCGCTGTTCCTCCACGGCGCATTGTCGCGCGTGGCTTCCTTGGGATTCGGCTTGGCCCCGGCTGGCAATGTGTTGTTGGCGCCGAGCGTGGTGGACAAGGTGCCGTCGGCTTTGATCGCAGGGTAATACAAATAGTTCGGATTCAAGGGCGAACTGCGGATTGCCGGTTTCTGCTTGCTCAATTGCCCGAACAGGTTGACGAAACCGCCCTCGCCCAATGCGAGGCCCTGGTCCACGGCAATGCTGCCGTTCTCGCCGCCCCCTTTGAACGTGGAGCCGCCTTTAAAGACGACGCTGCCGCTTTGCGCATTGTGTTTCAGTATCACGTTGACGGTGCCGGCAATCGCCGACGAACCGTACAATGCCGATGCGCCGTCGCGCAACACTTCGACGTGGTCGATCGCGCTGGTCGGTATCAAGCCCAGGTCCACCGCAGCCGAGCCGGCGAAGCCGCCCTCGTTGACCACCGCCGTGGTGTTGCGGCGCTTACCGTTGATCAGTACCAGCGTGTACGCCGGCGACAGATTGCGCTGTTGTACGCCGAGCACAATACTGCCCAAATCGGGTTGCGGCGATTGGCCCGGCAGATTGAAGGACGGCACCAGCGCAACCAGCGCGCCGAGCAGATTGTCCGAACCGCTGTTGGCCAAATCTTCCTGCGTGAGGACGTCGATCGGCGAGGCGCTATTCTCCACAGTGCGTCCACTCACGCGCGAACCGGTAACCACCACCACACTCCCCTCCGCGCCCGGATCGGCCGCCTGCGCGGGCGCAATCAGGGCCAGGGAAACCGCCAGAGCCAGCGCAGTTA from Duganella dendranthematis encodes:
- a CDS encoding TonB-dependent receptor plug domain-containing protein, whose product is MSSNPKDHHNVPLTALALAVSLALIAPAQAADPGAEGSVVVVTGSRVSGRTVENSASPIDVLTQEDLANSGSDNLLGALVALVPSFNLPGQSPQPDLGSIVLGVQQRNLSPAYTLVLINGKRRNTTAVVNEGGFAGSAAVDLGLIPTSAIDHVEVLRDGASALYGSSAIAGTVNVILKHNAQSGSVVFKGGSTFKGGGENGSIAVDQGLALGEGGFVNLFGQLSKQKPAIRSSPLNPNYLYYPAIKADGTLSTTLGANNTLPAGAKPNPKEATRDNAPWRNSGQKLDVRNASVGFNGEYDLGRDLTVYSFGTYADRRAYSAQNFRSPFSIYSSTLARTNGWYGFYPDGFTPQESTSDREAQLVAGIRGVLGGWNWDLSTNYGKDKVDVYTVDSANYALPASAGQTDFYIGQNAYSLWSNTLDLTRSVETGWTAKPLNLSAGLEYSQEHSQLKPGEPNAYLGVIPGDGGSGSGGAQSLPGYLPRDASDTKRHSYSGYLGAGANITKEWFLDGGLRGEHYSDFGSSGAIGKLSTRYDFSPAFALRGTASNGFHAPALQTVSFSNTSGRPNGLISSLVRPDSAAGLALGAVPLAPEKAKGYTLGITGDVASQFNYALDFYQTEVQHTLGTSASVGLDRTNADGQFRDATGALLTPAQLAVLQNYFTTAGLAIPQQGNGLTAHYFTDVGDVRSRGLDLTVDGKHRLGDGVLRWNFAANINTSAFTRISGIPAKLQGLPNITTLSLTNQQNTLYLAPRDKQILNVNYKSGAFTVNVIETRIGKVRRFWTNADNAAAGLPTTGEWNAGKLWTTDLTLGWNLGHGFDAKVSAFNLFNERARRVPDISRTNASKGQYLYAFDTSGPLGADIGTQYAATLNYKF
- a CDS encoding hybrid sensor histidine kinase/response regulator, coding for MENEVAQTLHAAVDLPWSADPVIHTHLLQQRPSKAPNYQAENAAMMELMGELANDPESVTQRLVEVALRLTAAGSAGLSLAETEDGKEIFRWIATAGQYARYLHGTMPRDFSPCGEVLRRGEPLLMRDVVRAYPYTASLHAPPTEVLLVPFANNGKLVGTVWIVAHDPGHTFDKEDLRVVASLAVFASAVSATVSVVRNLAARESERDQNAQAISRELQDTRLLRDVASRLIGTEGSDALFGEILDAAINITQADAGTIQLHNKDSNTLTFLATRGFAPDILTHFARVDASSGSPCGIALSTGKRAMVEFRRDAPDPDGSIKLHADAGFSSAQSTPLISRTGQPMGMFSTHWHAPRELSERELRFLDLLGRQAADLIERIEVQEALRSSEKALREGARRKDEFLAVLAHELRNPLAPIRTGTDLLKRAMHEPIVAKVQPMMERQTTHMVRLIDDLLDVSRITSGKVVLQHETVTLGSLVETAVEANRSALVAAGLELQVEMDEPERRLDVDATRMSQVLSNILHNAVKFTPAGGKIILSTRLDPGPSPSQVEQVIAITDTGVGIAADTLPTIFELFTQARPDSALRHGGMGIGLALARSLVSLHGGTLSAESQGPGTGSTFVIRIPAPALASLAAPQSIPSAAAKLAGLRVLVVDDNRDAAEALGHLLSHHGSDVRISYLAEPAIDLLGEFDPAIVLLDIGLPFMDGYEACKRMRAMSGTGVRIVALTGWGQDSDRHRAAEAGFDAHLTKPVEFERLAAVAFPGD
- a CDS encoding DUF6644 family protein, encoding MPVGIFFDELAALPVSQLIGESLNLFTALDVIHVVGVLLLAGSIAVVDLRLLGLAFPEVGLATLQKQVLPITILGAVLVFPSGIGLFLPQAARIWVNPLLQAKLLLLILAALNIGYWHYNFSRHAQWSNAPVLPWQARFAGASSLLLWTGTLIAGRLIAFYI
- a CDS encoding DUF6644 family protein; this translates as MSVHTHPAVIEWLAQTSVAHTFNEADPWIFAAVMSIHLLGIALAFGTSLILDLRLVGIGLRASSAASIAQNVQPYLLAGLSVALLSGFWLFVADVLKFWANPVFKTKLVLLIVMTVAQIWLLRSAKHDAAPARPVAALIALTWLATIIAGRLIGLL